In Chitinophaga nivalis, a single genomic region encodes these proteins:
- a CDS encoding TonB-dependent receptor: protein MQIKEILLTGVLCAFTFQVRAQQPATAAISGNVTNEEGKPVPAATIQLSPGNKAMAGDANGHFRFTSLAAGTYTVRINALGYEPLAKKIILAAGQQVAERFQVKAAIQDINSVAVVGFGKTKEVNRQAYNVQAVDARQLHNTTLDLGQLMNRISGVRIRESGGTGSEMRFSLNGFSGRQVKFFLDGVPMDNFGTSFQLNNIPVNFADRIEVYKGVVPVWLGGDALGGAVNIVTSTRPHTFVDASYSYGSFNTHKSSINAGYVARSGFTVQMNAFQNYSDNNYWIDADVADFETGILTPGRIRRFHDRYHNETLVLRAGVTGKKYADRLLIGGTIANNRADIQTGNRVHDVYGARWRSGNLLQPSLQYSKKDLFVKGLEVRVNANFNLGEERAVDTANKRYSWDGSFEYKDRNNPYRKGGEVGLSDYRFKNNNGSASLAADYKINEQHSLSLNEMFTTFDRKSKNSYDPDNIEDKQPHKSSKYITGLGYRFNYADKISATAFVKHYQQYNTTNKVEKFFDQPTQTFNYVVNVFKGNVSKLGYGAAGSWFITNQLQFKTSYEKAYRLPDNQEMFGDMINELGNMSLRPESSDNINVGAVYNFAIAKVHAFEVQANFIFRNSTDYIRSQVGAMKGSNGEYLRQSVNDEGVTNRGIDAEIHYAYKNVFLFNSSFTYQNIRNSTKHEMLKDGTRSKEVSPVYQDRIPNMPYMFGNANAAYVFDNVLHKGNRLSLGYNVQFVNQFYLFWPSQGEQDTKKMIPTQWAHDASLTYTMAGGRYNVAAECLNLTDASLYDNFKLPKPSRAFNVKLRYYFSWKQQQQ from the coding sequence GGCACCTATACCGTACGTATTAATGCATTGGGTTATGAACCCCTCGCTAAAAAAATCATACTGGCAGCCGGTCAGCAGGTAGCAGAACGCTTCCAGGTAAAGGCGGCGATACAGGATATCAACAGTGTGGCGGTAGTAGGCTTTGGTAAAACCAAGGAAGTAAACCGCCAGGCCTATAATGTACAGGCGGTGGATGCCCGGCAGTTGCATAATACCACACTGGATCTGGGGCAGCTGATGAACCGTATTTCCGGTGTGCGGATACGGGAATCCGGTGGTACCGGTTCCGAGATGCGTTTCAGTCTGAACGGCTTCTCCGGCCGCCAGGTGAAATTTTTCCTGGACGGTGTACCCATGGATAACTTCGGGACTTCTTTCCAGCTGAATAATATCCCTGTCAACTTTGCCGATCGCATTGAAGTATACAAAGGGGTAGTACCCGTATGGTTAGGCGGCGACGCATTGGGGGGCGCTGTAAACATCGTTACCAGCACACGCCCGCATACTTTCGTAGACGCCTCTTATTCCTATGGCTCCTTCAATACCCACAAATCCTCCATTAATGCCGGTTATGTTGCCCGCTCAGGATTTACTGTGCAGATGAATGCTTTTCAGAACTATTCAGATAATAACTACTGGATAGATGCAGATGTAGCTGATTTTGAAACCGGTATTCTGACGCCCGGCCGGATCAGAAGATTCCATGATCGCTACCACAACGAAACACTCGTACTGCGTGCAGGCGTCACCGGTAAAAAATATGCGGACCGCCTGTTGATTGGTGGTACCATCGCCAACAACCGCGCTGATATACAAACCGGTAACCGCGTACATGACGTATATGGCGCCCGCTGGCGCTCCGGCAACCTGTTGCAGCCTTCCCTGCAATACAGCAAAAAAGACCTGTTTGTAAAAGGGCTGGAAGTACGCGTGAATGCCAATTTTAACCTGGGAGAAGAGCGGGCGGTGGATACGGCTAATAAAAGATATTCCTGGGATGGCTCTTTCGAATATAAAGACAGAAATAATCCTTACCGCAAAGGGGGAGAAGTGGGATTGTCTGACTACCGTTTTAAAAACAACAATGGTTCGGCAAGCCTGGCGGCAGACTATAAAATCAATGAGCAACACAGCCTGTCATTGAATGAAATGTTTACCACCTTCGACCGGAAGTCTAAAAACAGCTACGATCCCGATAATATCGAAGATAAACAGCCGCATAAAAGCAGCAAGTATATCACAGGACTGGGATACCGTTTCAACTATGCCGACAAAATCAGTGCAACGGCTTTCGTAAAACATTACCAGCAATATAATACAACCAATAAAGTAGAGAAATTCTTTGATCAGCCAACGCAGACATTCAACTACGTCGTAAACGTTTTCAAGGGAAATGTTTCCAAGCTGGGTTATGGCGCCGCAGGTAGCTGGTTTATTACCAATCAGCTGCAGTTCAAAACATCCTACGAAAAAGCTTACCGCCTGCCCGATAATCAGGAGATGTTCGGAGATATGATCAATGAACTGGGTAACATGAGCTTGCGTCCGGAAAGCAGTGATAATATCAACGTAGGGGCTGTGTATAATTTTGCCATCGCCAAAGTACATGCGTTTGAAGTACAGGCTAATTTCATCTTCCGCAATTCTACTGATTATATCCGGAGCCAGGTAGGCGCCATGAAAGGCAGTAACGGCGAGTACCTGCGTCAGAGTGTGAATGATGAAGGCGTTACCAACCGGGGCATCGATGCAGAAATTCACTATGCCTATAAAAATGTATTCCTGTTCAATAGCAGCTTCACCTATCAGAACATCCGCAACAGCACGAAACATGAAATGCTGAAAGACGGTACCCGTTCCAAAGAAGTAAGTCCGGTATACCAGGATCGGATTCCCAATATGCCATATATGTTTGGGAATGCCAATGCGGCCTATGTATTTGATAATGTATTACACAAAGGCAATCGCCTCTCCCTGGGATATAACGTACAGTTCGTGAATCAGTTCTATTTATTCTGGCCAAGTCAGGGCGAACAGGATACCAAGAAGATGATTCCGACACAGTGGGCGCATGATGCCAGCCTGACCTATACCATGGCAGGTGGTCGTTATAATGTGGCGGCAGAATGTCTGAACCTGACGGATGCTTCGCTCTACGATAACTTCAAGTTGCCAAAGCCCAGCCGTGCTTTTAACGTGAAGCTCCGTTATTATTTCTCCTGGAAACAGCAACAACAATAA
- a CDS encoding DUF4374 domain-containing protein encodes MKKTVLKLMTGVFGTVILMSACKKDNDTQTEPPVTPGKDRSKYVFVYSGKGAAGNAGTYIVTANDISQGEISATGNGVEVEAYSFIVTNNTLFAQAYTNQGPVTPFRLNEEGKIVEAGRLINTFRTGVYGTVNNNAWVGGGDPRQSGLGELFLYDAVKLQVTAKSSIDLKAITGTGENAVWTGLFQVDNKLYVPYYKFKPVEGGAPWMGKYGSLDSTWIAVLSYPELKYEKTIADGRSGFVGNWFGMQGLHQVENGDVYTWSTAGEINDIKSKNHSGVLRIKKGTTEFDQSYFFDMEKRVGVKIARAEYISKGKFLMSLYAGATTGDVSGGRVRLAIVDVFNQTVNYVQGAPEHAQPDFKMQVYNERDGKTINYVMEEDGGEFYVYVIDAETATAKRGLHIKGAEGVTSISKLTY; translated from the coding sequence ATGAAAAAAACAGTATTGAAGTTGATGACAGGTGTTTTTGGAACTGTCATTCTGATGAGTGCCTGCAAAAAGGACAATGACACCCAAACAGAACCACCTGTTACGCCGGGTAAAGACCGTTCAAAATATGTATTTGTGTATAGCGGCAAAGGTGCTGCAGGTAATGCCGGTACTTATATTGTTACTGCAAATGATATTTCTCAGGGAGAAATTTCGGCTACCGGTAACGGCGTGGAAGTAGAAGCTTATTCTTTTATTGTCACCAACAATACCCTGTTTGCACAGGCTTATACCAACCAGGGTCCGGTAACACCTTTCCGTTTGAATGAAGAAGGAAAAATAGTAGAAGCCGGCAGATTGATCAATACCTTCCGCACCGGTGTTTACGGAACAGTGAACAATAACGCCTGGGTAGGCGGTGGCGATCCGCGCCAGAGCGGATTAGGAGAGCTTTTCCTGTACGATGCGGTGAAACTGCAGGTTACTGCAAAAAGTTCCATTGATCTGAAAGCGATCACCGGTACCGGCGAAAATGCGGTATGGACAGGTCTCTTCCAGGTAGATAACAAACTGTATGTACCTTACTACAAATTTAAACCGGTAGAAGGTGGTGCACCATGGATGGGTAAATACGGCAGCCTGGATAGTACCTGGATTGCGGTGTTGAGCTATCCTGAACTGAAATATGAAAAAACCATTGCAGACGGTCGTTCCGGCTTTGTGGGCAACTGGTTCGGTATGCAGGGTTTACATCAGGTTGAAAACGGCGACGTATATACCTGGTCTACTGCCGGAGAAATCAACGACATAAAATCCAAAAATCATTCCGGTGTACTCCGTATCAAAAAAGGTACTACCGAATTTGATCAGAGCTACTTCTTCGATATGGAGAAAAGAGTGGGTGTGAAAATTGCACGGGCAGAATACATCTCCAAAGGTAAATTCCTGATGTCTTTGTATGCAGGTGCTACTACCGGTGATGTGTCCGGTGGCCGCGTAAGACTGGCGATCGTTGACGTGTTCAACCAGACGGTGAATTATGTACAGGGTGCTCCTGAACATGCGCAGCCTGATTTCAAAATGCAGGTATACAACGAACGTGATGGCAAAACCATTAACTATGTAATGGAAGAAGATGGTGGCGAGTTCTATGTATACGTGATCGATGCTGAAACAGCTACTGCGAAGAGAGGCCTGCACATTAAAGGTGCGGAAGGTGTGACTTCAATTTCCAAACTGACTTACTAA
- a CDS encoding PepSY-associated TM helix domain-containing protein: MLKLFKKINAWLHLWLGLISGIIIVFVSLTGCVLVFKFEIIDLTHPERRIPAMDESRMLPPSALHAAATAALPGKEVHSIWYHGLDRAAHIDIAADTILFMNPYTGKVIAMDKEEHFFHFIEDGHRHLWMGRKIGGKIIGWSTFVFLLLLISGLILWYPKKWNKAGVNNSLKIKWSARFKRLNYDLHNVLGFYSLLLAILMAATGLVMSFSWFSKSLYWITGGVKTARVEPAPIQPHPAATIHLQVDKAWNKVRHEVAQSNKNDIIVGFPDEPDEAIYLCTDMINGQWRNIYMDPNTLEVLPYSGKKIQDLRFADQVRTSNYALHVGAIGGMTTKILYFLASLICTSLPITGFYIWWHRGKKKTSKTPAKKLQVE; the protein is encoded by the coding sequence ATGTTGAAATTATTTAAGAAGATCAACGCCTGGCTCCATCTTTGGTTGGGACTGATTTCAGGGATCATTATCGTATTCGTGAGCCTGACGGGCTGTGTATTGGTATTTAAATTCGAAATTATAGACCTCACACACCCGGAAAGACGTATCCCTGCCATGGACGAAAGCCGGATGTTGCCTCCTTCCGCCCTGCACGCTGCAGCAACAGCAGCCTTACCTGGTAAGGAAGTACATAGTATCTGGTATCATGGACTGGACAGAGCTGCACATATTGATATCGCTGCAGATACGATACTGTTCATGAACCCTTATACCGGAAAAGTGATTGCGATGGATAAAGAAGAACACTTTTTCCATTTTATAGAAGATGGCCACAGACATCTGTGGATGGGCCGGAAGATTGGAGGAAAGATTATAGGCTGGAGCACATTTGTGTTCTTACTGTTGCTGATCAGCGGGCTGATATTATGGTATCCTAAAAAATGGAATAAAGCCGGTGTAAATAATAGCCTGAAAATTAAATGGAGTGCCCGTTTCAAACGGCTGAACTACGACCTGCATAATGTGCTGGGTTTTTATTCTTTACTCCTGGCTATATTGATGGCGGCTACCGGCCTGGTCATGAGCTTCTCCTGGTTTTCGAAAAGCCTTTATTGGATTACGGGAGGCGTAAAAACGGCCCGTGTGGAACCGGCGCCGATTCAACCGCACCCCGCAGCAACCATCCATTTACAGGTAGATAAAGCCTGGAATAAAGTGCGACACGAAGTGGCGCAATCCAACAAGAATGATATCATTGTCGGATTTCCGGACGAACCGGATGAAGCGATCTATCTGTGTACAGATATGATCAATGGCCAGTGGCGCAATATTTATATGGATCCTAATACCCTGGAGGTATTACCCTATTCCGGTAAGAAGATACAGGACCTCCGTTTCGCAGACCAGGTACGTACCTCCAACTATGCCTTGCATGTAGGAGCTATCGGCGGGATGACAACAAAAATCCTGTATTTCCTGGCCAGCCTGATTTGTACCAGTTTGCCTATCACTGGTTTTTATATCTGGTGGCATCGGGGAAAGAAAAAAACAAGTAAGACGCCGGCAAAAAAATTGCAGGTGGAATAG